In Kordia antarctica, the following proteins share a genomic window:
- a CDS encoding M14 family metallopeptidase produces the protein MRRHIFTLLSFFIFSISAFSQTIQSPSEFLGYELGTRFTNHYQVVDYFQYLAKASNMIQLQEYGKTNEQRLLQVAYVSTAENLGNLETIRKNHLANAGIGTTTNTTNKAVVWLSYNVHGNESSSTEASMQTTYELITQKKAWLQNTVVIVDPCINPDGRDRYVNWYNQVASFPYNSSQKAKEHDEPWPGGRPNHYLFDLNRDWAWATQVETRQRLKVYNKWLPHIHVDFHEQGINEPYYFAPAAEPFHEVITDWQRDFQTQIGKNHAGYFDKEGWLYFTKERFDLLYPSYGDTYPTFNGAIGMTYEQAGHGRAGLGIINDEGDLLSLKDRIAHHHTTGLSTVEISSKNADKLNLEFKKFFSKNDFTYKSYVLEGNQNRINKLAELLDRHEIKYGFTSNSSVKGFDYESSSQKSTTVPFGLVVSTNQPKANMVKVLFEPNATLSDSLTYDITAWSIPYAYGLKTVASKTLVASDPINKVFAVNAEKDATAYVARWNTVNDAAFLSDLLQKGFRVRFSEKPFTSGGNTFDSGSLIITRSDNKNIEDLHKKVTDIANTSEITLSSLKSGFSDTGVDLGSPDVKEIKMPKVAVMSGKATRSLGFGELWYFFEQELKFPVTNINSSDFSANTLNSFNVLVLPDGNYESLFDEEKLKLLKNWVSRGGKVIAIGSSLKIFEGKDDFGLSKKEKDEEDAKKTIVSYAKSEREKISNLITGAIFKTKVDNTHPLAFGYGESYFTLKLGSTAYNYLEKGYTVSYLEDTKAVSGFAGYKAAKNIENTLVFGEHRIGRGSMIYMVDNPMFRAFWENGKLFFANAVFLVNNTSYEL, from the coding sequence ATGAGACGACATATTTTCACATTACTTTCATTTTTTATTTTTTCTATTTCAGCTTTTTCGCAAACGATTCAATCGCCTTCTGAGTTTTTAGGCTACGAATTGGGAACGCGATTTACAAATCATTATCAAGTGGTTGATTATTTTCAATATCTAGCGAAAGCTTCCAATATGATTCAATTGCAAGAATATGGAAAGACAAACGAACAACGCTTGTTACAAGTTGCCTATGTTTCAACTGCTGAAAATTTAGGAAATCTGGAAACTATCCGAAAGAATCATCTAGCGAATGCTGGCATCGGAACAACTACAAATACAACAAATAAAGCCGTTGTTTGGCTTAGTTATAATGTACACGGAAACGAATCGTCAAGTACGGAAGCTTCGATGCAAACTACGTATGAATTGATTACGCAAAAGAAAGCTTGGTTGCAAAATACAGTCGTAATTGTAGATCCGTGTATCAATCCTGATGGACGAGATAGATATGTAAATTGGTATAATCAAGTGGCGAGTTTTCCATATAATTCGAGTCAGAAAGCAAAAGAACACGACGAACCTTGGCCTGGCGGAAGACCAAATCATTATTTGTTTGATTTGAATAGAGATTGGGCTTGGGCAACGCAAGTTGAAACGCGTCAACGCTTAAAAGTGTATAATAAATGGTTGCCACATATTCATGTCGATTTTCATGAACAAGGAATTAATGAACCGTATTATTTTGCGCCTGCCGCAGAACCTTTTCATGAAGTAATTACCGATTGGCAACGCGATTTCCAAACGCAAATCGGAAAAAATCATGCGGGATATTTTGACAAAGAAGGTTGGTTGTATTTTACAAAAGAACGATTTGATTTGCTGTATCCGAGTTATGGAGATACGTATCCGACGTTTAACGGCGCAATCGGAATGACGTACGAGCAAGCTGGACATGGAAGAGCAGGTTTAGGAATTATTAATGATGAAGGCGATTTATTAAGTTTGAAAGATAGAATTGCACATCATCATACTACTGGATTGTCAACTGTTGAGATTTCTTCAAAGAACGCTGATAAACTGAATTTAGAATTCAAAAAGTTTTTCAGCAAGAACGATTTCACGTATAAAAGTTATGTTTTAGAAGGAAATCAAAATCGAATCAACAAATTAGCAGAATTGCTAGACAGACACGAAATTAAGTATGGTTTTACGTCAAATTCATCTGTAAAAGGATTTGACTATGAAAGTAGTTCGCAGAAATCAACTACTGTTCCTTTCGGACTTGTTGTAAGCACAAATCAGCCAAAAGCAAACATGGTCAAAGTATTATTTGAACCAAATGCAACGTTGAGCGATTCATTGACGTATGATATTACCGCTTGGAGTATTCCGTATGCGTATGGTTTGAAAACGGTTGCTTCTAAAACCTTAGTTGCTTCTGATCCGATAAATAAGGTTTTTGCTGTGAATGCTGAAAAAGATGCGACTGCGTATGTTGCCCGATGGAATACTGTAAATGATGCTGCATTTTTGAGTGACCTTTTACAGAAAGGATTTCGTGTGCGATTTTCAGAAAAACCATTTACTTCTGGCGGAAATACGTTTGATAGCGGTTCGTTAATTATTACGCGAAGCGATAATAAAAATATTGAAGACCTTCATAAGAAAGTAACAGATATAGCAAATACAAGTGAAATAACACTTTCAAGTCTTAAATCTGGATTTTCAGATACTGGCGTTGATTTAGGTTCGCCCGATGTGAAGGAAATTAAGATGCCTAAAGTTGCTGTCATGTCTGGAAAAGCGACACGATCATTAGGTTTTGGAGAACTTTGGTATTTCTTTGAGCAAGAGTTGAAGTTTCCTGTAACGAATATTAATTCTAGCGATTTTTCAGCAAATACCTTAAATTCATTTAATGTTTTGGTATTGCCTGATGGAAATTATGAATCTCTTTTTGATGAAGAAAAGTTAAAATTGTTGAAGAATTGGGTTTCGCGTGGTGGAAAAGTAATCGCCATTGGAAGTTCTCTGAAAATATTTGAAGGAAAAGATGATTTCGGTTTGTCTAAAAAAGAAAAAGACGAGGAAGACGCTAAAAAAACTATTGTTTCGTATGCAAAAAGTGAACGCGAAAAGATTTCAAACCTTATTACTGGTGCAATTTTCAAAACGAAAGTAGACAACACGCATCCATTAGCTTTTGGGTATGGAGAATCGTATTTTACGTTGAAATTAGGAAGCACCGCGTATAATTATTTAGAAAAAGGATACACAGTTTCCTATTTAGAAGATACGAAAGCAGTTTCTGGTTTCGCAGGATATAAAGCAGCTAAAAATATTGAGAACACCTTAGTTTTCGGAGAACACAGAATCGGTCGTGGAAGCATGATTTATATGGTAGATAATCCGATGTTTAGAGCTTTTTGGGAAAATGGAAAGTTGTTTTTTGCGAATGCTGTTTTTTTGGTAAACAATACTAGTTACGAACTTTAA